A window from Thiohalomonas denitrificans encodes these proteins:
- a CDS encoding EAL domain-containing response regulator has translation MKHEDIIHIIVIDDSSNDAETVANRLRNAGRVVRAVRAEDDEDLRKHMAEHQWDLVLSKPEIPYFTAHDALDVIGKMRVDLPVLIIADDASDQTVTDLLESGARDAVLMARPQRLLQTLLREVDDGHKRRQYRNCERLLQEANKRAQGLVESSRDAIAYVHDGTHVFANSSYLGMFGYSDFTELEGLPIMDMVAPEDQGKFKHFLRRYTKSSTGAGTIEVQGLKCDQSTFKVAMEFSPAMYEGESCIQIIIRDQSLNKALEQKLDALSKQDLLTGVYNHQFFLDALKKTVGRTGQHGAVLYIRPDNFTELRRKIGIAASDTVLADIATVIKNELQDGTEAVARFESNIFTAILREADTDRADSVSQRIRDAVAAHISEASGRSVNTTCCIGIALYNESVRDPQAIITRAEKAYSQAVAKGGGSVSTYRPGNEEMADTERLTLWEKQLKHALRSNSFRLLYQPVVHLQNNETENYELLLRMLGSDGAEIDPGEFIPAAEKTGLMVAVDRWVLANAVKVLSEQRQPGKHTNFFVTLTGASVRDTRLLPWLRDLVRSARLNGNTLTLAVSESVASSNIKALKVIAEGARQLRLQIALENVGLAPNCMNLLKHCEADFVKIDGSLISRMNQDTAIKETILQITASAKETDKQVIAESVEDAQTLATIWSSGIDFIQGHFVQSPSSKMEYDFSSAG, from the coding sequence GTGAAACACGAAGACATCATCCACATCATTGTCATTGACGACTCTTCGAACGATGCCGAAACCGTAGCGAACCGGCTGCGTAACGCCGGTCGTGTAGTCCGCGCCGTCCGGGCGGAGGATGACGAGGACCTGCGCAAGCACATGGCTGAGCACCAATGGGATTTGGTGCTCAGTAAACCCGAAATTCCCTATTTTACTGCCCATGACGCTCTGGACGTGATCGGCAAGATGAGAGTGGATCTTCCCGTCCTCATTATCGCGGATGATGCCTCTGATCAAACCGTAACCGACCTGCTAGAGTCGGGCGCCCGCGATGCGGTTTTGATGGCGCGTCCGCAACGGCTGCTGCAAACACTCCTTCGCGAGGTGGATGACGGCCACAAACGCCGGCAGTACCGAAATTGCGAACGGCTGCTGCAGGAAGCCAACAAAAGGGCCCAGGGACTGGTGGAAAGCTCGCGAGATGCGATTGCTTATGTCCACGACGGCACCCATGTCTTCGCCAATTCATCCTACCTCGGCATGTTCGGCTACTCCGATTTCACCGAGCTCGAAGGCCTTCCCATCATGGATATGGTTGCGCCGGAAGACCAGGGCAAATTCAAGCATTTCCTGCGCCGCTACACCAAGAGCAGCACCGGGGCCGGCACCATTGAAGTACAGGGTCTGAAATGCGATCAGTCCACGTTTAAAGTGGCCATGGAATTCTCTCCGGCAATGTACGAGGGTGAGAGCTGCATCCAGATCATCATTCGGGATCAATCCCTCAACAAGGCCCTGGAACAGAAACTGGATGCTCTCTCCAAACAGGACCTGCTGACCGGCGTCTACAACCACCAGTTCTTCCTCGACGCCCTGAAAAAGACCGTCGGAAGAACCGGGCAGCACGGTGCCGTGCTCTACATTCGACCCGACAATTTCACGGAGCTGCGGCGCAAGATCGGTATCGCCGCCAGCGATACGGTGCTTGCCGATATCGCCACGGTGATCAAAAACGAGCTGCAAGACGGCACCGAGGCAGTGGCACGATTCGAATCGAATATCTTTACCGCCATCCTGCGCGAGGCGGATACCGACAGGGCCGACAGCGTCTCACAGCGCATTCGGGATGCGGTAGCCGCACACATTTCCGAGGCCAGTGGCCGGTCTGTCAACACCACCTGCTGTATTGGCATAGCCCTTTACAATGAGTCTGTTCGCGACCCGCAGGCGATTATCACCCGGGCTGAAAAGGCCTACAGTCAGGCCGTCGCGAAAGGCGGCGGCAGCGTCAGCACCTATCGCCCGGGCAACGAAGAAATGGCCGACACGGAGCGCCTTACGCTTTGGGAGAAGCAGCTGAAACACGCGCTGCGCAGCAACAGCTTCCGCTTGCTCTACCAACCGGTGGTGCATCTCCAGAATAATGAAACGGAAAACTACGAGCTGTTGCTGCGAATGCTGGGGAGTGACGGTGCCGAAATCGACCCCGGCGAATTCATTCCAGCGGCAGAGAAGACCGGGCTAATGGTGGCCGTAGATCGATGGGTACTGGCCAACGCCGTAAAAGTGCTTTCAGAACAGCGACAGCCCGGCAAACACACCAACTTTTTCGTAACACTTACGGGGGCCTCCGTCCGCGACACCCGACTTCTGCCCTGGCTGCGCGATTTGGTCAGGTCCGCCCGGCTAAACGGCAACACGCTGACTCTGGCCGTCAGTGAATCGGTGGCCAGCAGCAATATCAAAGCGCTGAAGGTTATCGCCGAAGGTGCCAGGCAACTGCGGCTGCAGATCGCCCTGGAGAACGTGGGGCTGGCACCAAACTGCATGAACCTGCTGAAACATTGCGAGGCCGATTTTGTGAAGATCGATGGCAGCCTGATTAGCCGGATGAACCAGGACACGGCCATCAAGGAAACGATTCTGCAGATTACGGCCAGTGCCAAGGAGACCGATAAACAGGTGATCGCCGAATCCGTTGAGGATGCCCAGACACTCGCTACCATCTGGTCCTCGGGGATCGACTTCATTCAGGGCCATTTCGTACAGTCGCCATCATCAAAGATGGAGTACGACTTCAGCTCGGCCGGTTAA
- the uup gene encoding ATP-binding cassette ATPase Uup, whose product MPLLTLRKIKLGFGGPLLLDGVDLQIEPGERVCLVGRNGTGKSTLLHILSGELIPDEGDVVRSEGLVVARLGQEVPMGVDSDVFDVVAGGLGAQGALLTEYHEVSHRLAASGGEALLQRLQSVQERLEAEGGWQLNQRVETALSKLSLDGDAAFGELSGGLKRRVMLARALVTEPDLLLLDEPTNHLDIDAIRWLEEFLSGFSGALLFITHDRAFLQRLATRIVELDRGQLTSWPGDYATYLRRKSEALEAEARQQANFDKKLAREEAWIRQGIKARRTRNEGRVRGLQELRKERQGRRERVGTARIQLDDAERSGKIVTEVENVSHGYQGHTLIRDFTTTIFRGDRIGLIGPNGVGKTTLLKILLGELQPDQGQVKPGTRLEVAYFDQYRAQLDETATVIDNVGEGRDMVTVGGQSRHVMSYLQDFLFAPQRCRSPVSTLSGGERNRLLLAKLFLKPANVLVMDEPTNDLDVETLELLEERLYEFSGTLLLVSHDRAFLDNVVTSTLVFEGDGRIGEYVGGYEEWLRQRKTPKRVEKRPAPTAKPHPAGQEKTDSRKLSYKEQRQLDALPQRIEELEGQIDAIHHEMADPDFYRAPNQHIAETKARLEALEDELSDAYRQWESLESA is encoded by the coding sequence ATGCCTCTGCTTACCCTACGAAAAATCAAACTCGGCTTCGGCGGTCCGTTGCTGCTCGATGGTGTTGATCTGCAGATCGAGCCCGGTGAACGGGTCTGCCTGGTTGGCCGAAACGGCACCGGCAAGTCGACTCTGTTGCATATCCTTTCCGGGGAGCTGATCCCCGACGAGGGCGACGTGGTCCGCAGCGAGGGGCTGGTGGTGGCCCGACTCGGACAGGAGGTCCCCATGGGCGTCGATTCCGATGTGTTTGATGTGGTTGCTGGTGGGCTGGGGGCTCAAGGGGCGCTTCTGACAGAGTACCACGAGGTGAGTCATCGTCTCGCCGCCAGTGGCGGTGAAGCTCTGCTCCAGCGCCTGCAGAGCGTCCAGGAACGCCTTGAGGCGGAAGGTGGCTGGCAGCTGAATCAGCGGGTTGAGACCGCACTTTCCAAGCTGTCGCTGGATGGCGATGCCGCTTTTGGTGAACTCTCCGGTGGTCTCAAGCGGCGCGTGATGCTCGCCCGCGCCCTTGTGACCGAGCCCGATTTGTTGCTACTGGACGAGCCGACCAACCATTTGGATATCGATGCCATCCGTTGGCTGGAAGAGTTTCTGAGCGGTTTCTCCGGTGCCCTGCTGTTCATCACCCATGACCGTGCCTTCCTGCAGCGCCTGGCCACCCGCATTGTCGAGCTGGACCGTGGGCAGTTGACGAGCTGGCCGGGGGATTATGCCACCTATCTGCGCCGCAAGTCCGAGGCGCTGGAGGCAGAGGCGCGTCAGCAGGCCAATTTCGACAAGAAACTGGCCCGGGAAGAGGCCTGGATCCGGCAGGGGATCAAGGCGCGACGCACCCGTAACGAGGGACGGGTGCGCGGCCTTCAGGAACTCAGGAAGGAGCGACAGGGAAGGCGTGAGCGGGTGGGTACGGCGCGGATTCAACTCGATGATGCGGAGCGCTCCGGGAAAATCGTCACCGAAGTGGAAAACGTCAGCCACGGTTACCAGGGGCATACTCTTATCCGCGACTTCACCACCACGATTTTCCGTGGCGACCGGATCGGACTGATTGGCCCGAATGGCGTGGGCAAGACCACGCTGTTGAAGATCCTGCTGGGCGAATTGCAGCCCGACCAGGGGCAGGTGAAGCCGGGTACGCGGCTGGAGGTGGCCTATTTCGACCAGTATCGCGCCCAGCTGGATGAGACCGCAACGGTCATCGATAATGTCGGCGAAGGGCGGGACATGGTCACCGTGGGCGGCCAGAGCCGCCATGTGATGAGCTATCTCCAGGACTTCCTTTTCGCTCCCCAGCGCTGTCGCTCTCCGGTGAGCACTCTCTCCGGGGGTGAGCGCAATCGTCTGTTGCTGGCCAAGCTGTTCCTGAAACCGGCCAACGTGCTGGTGATGGACGAGCCCACCAATGACCTCGATGTGGAGACGCTGGAACTGCTTGAGGAGCGGCTCTATGAGTTCTCCGGCACTCTGCTGCTGGTGAGTCATGACCGTGCTTTTCTGGACAATGTAGTCACCAGTACCCTGGTGTTCGAAGGAGATGGCCGCATCGGGGAGTACGTGGGTGGCTATGAGGAGTGGCTGCGTCAGCGAAAGACGCCCAAGCGGGTCGAAAAACGACCCGCACCGACGGCAAAGCCGCATCCTGCCGGGCAAGAGAAAACCGATTCCCGCAAGCTCAGTTACAAGGAGCAGCGTCAACTGGATGCACTGCCGCAGCGAATCGAGGAACTGGAGGGCCAGATCGATGCGATTCACCACGAGATGGCCGATCCCGACTTTTATCGCGCTCCCAATCAGCACATTGCCGAGACCAAGGCGCGCCTGGAGGCCCTTGAAGACGAACTGTCCGATGCTTACCGGCAGTGGGAGAGTCTGGAGTCGGCATAG
- a CDS encoding DNA-J related domain-containing protein, with translation MDSERIKRLERVIGHELHRNPSGLGEFELISRLRKAGWPEFERTYPTDFLGLFKRHFLLFHILFRLRDRYRQEQVGELAIGALRIVLEPYCSGTEAIATSDPLREYYLDFSQLTSTSEKEVLVLLDGFRGRLDADGEKGSALALMGLSEPVEYAAIKHRYRQLAMRHHPDRGGDQVRLQDLNHAMGVLSRYYHQ, from the coding sequence ATGGATTCAGAACGCATCAAACGGCTGGAGCGGGTGATCGGCCATGAGTTGCATCGCAATCCATCCGGCTTGGGGGAGTTCGAGTTAATTTCACGCCTGCGCAAAGCGGGGTGGCCGGAGTTTGAGCGCACTTACCCCACCGATTTTCTCGGCCTGTTTAAGCGGCATTTTCTGCTTTTTCATATCCTCTTTCGGCTGCGGGACCGCTATCGACAAGAGCAGGTGGGGGAACTGGCCATCGGAGCGTTGCGGATTGTGCTTGAGCCGTACTGCTCCGGTACCGAAGCGATCGCGACCAGCGACCCGCTACGTGAGTATTACCTGGATTTCTCGCAGCTCACCAGCACCTCTGAAAAGGAGGTACTGGTATTGCTGGATGGCTTTCGGGGGCGGCTCGACGCCGACGGCGAGAAGGGTTCTGCGCTAGCCCTGATGGGACTCAGTGAGCCGGTGGAGTACGCTGCAATCAAACACCGCTATCGCCAGCTTGCCATGCGCCATCACCCGGATCGGGGCGGGGACCAGGTTCGTCTTCAGGACCTCAACCACGCCATGGGTGTATTGAGCCGCTATTACCACCAGTAG